From the genome of Hymenobacter sp. PAMC 26628, one region includes:
- a CDS encoding phosphatidate cytidylyltransferase, which produces MNPDLPPADAPAKRVPSNLRLRVIWGTVAAALLIGCTYGGPISFGLFFAAVQAVMLKEFYRIMRAGGYRPAKWIGMVAGTVIFGCVYFITSDLFGLLAGGTTAYPPLDPAASTKGSLELIRFLSADSIVYLAFIFGALLTPVLIVWEIIRWPNNGQPFTNIATTLAGLLYISLPMALLNAVAFDKYKNYDPRHVFCLIVLVWAADTGAYIAGKNFGKHKLAPGISPGKTWEGWAGGALLALVTGWAFGQFVPDIPLTHRLVAAGVVAVFGPLGDLAESMLKRSAGVKDSGTFLPGHGGLLDRFDAFLLVLPVLVLLQLLAG; this is translated from the coding sequence TTGAACCCCGACCTGCCCCCCGCCGACGCCCCCGCCAAGCGCGTCCCCAGCAACTTGCGCCTGCGCGTCATCTGGGGCACCGTGGCGGCGGCGCTGCTCATCGGCTGCACCTACGGGGGCCCCATCTCGTTCGGGCTGTTTTTCGCCGCCGTGCAGGCCGTAATGCTCAAGGAGTTCTACCGCATCATGCGGGCGGGTGGGTACCGGCCGGCCAAGTGGATTGGCATGGTGGCGGGGACGGTCATTTTCGGTTGCGTTTACTTTATTACATCTGACCTCTTCGGTTTATTAGCTGGTGGCACAACCGCATATCCGCCACTTGACCCTGCTGCATCAACTAAGGGTTCGTTAGAATTAATTCGCTTTTTAAGCGCTGACTCTATCGTTTACTTAGCCTTCATATTTGGAGCGCTGCTAACGCCCGTGTTGATTGTTTGGGAAATAATTCGTTGGCCCAATAATGGGCAGCCGTTTACTAATATAGCCACAACTTTAGCCGGACTACTCTATATCAGTTTGCCGATGGCGCTCCTCAATGCCGTTGCGTTTGACAAGTACAAAAATTACGACCCCCGCCACGTTTTCTGCCTCATCGTCCTCGTGTGGGCGGCCGATACCGGGGCGTACATCGCGGGCAAAAACTTTGGCAAGCACAAGCTGGCGCCCGGCATTTCGCCGGGCAAAACGTGGGAGGGCTGGGCCGGCGGGGCCCTGCTGGCATTGGTTACCGGCTGGGCGTTTGGGCAGTTCGTGCCCGACATTCCGCTCACGCACCGGCTGGTGGCGGCGGGCGTGGTGGCGGTGTTTGGGCCCCTGGGCGACCTGGCCGAGTCGATGCTCAAGCGCAGCGCGGGGGTGAAGGATTCGGGCACGTTCCTGCCCGGCCACGGCGGCCTGCTCGACCGCTTCGACGCATTCCTGCTGGTGCTGCCGGTGCTGGTGCTGCTGCAACTATTGGCGGG
- a CDS encoding LEA type 2 family protein gives MAVFSLTRRPSGPHLSAALLGAALFASSCAGLNQQKEDGKNFKDCEFMLQAIEQATLGGVDVTNVCSAADLSGGDRARIVAAYATGSLPLNMRVNLQVANPNNEVAALNDLDYKILLDGNEVATGATTQRIEVGPNSTAIATVPVNADGGLESVGNFALGLADRNRQPTRVTIAIRPTVKILGTTIKRPGYVTVEKDVTARQLINERATRPNSLKTPRP, from the coding sequence ATGGCTGTTTTTTCGCTCACGCGCCGGCCCTCGGGGCCCCATCTGTCCGCCGCCTTGCTTGGGGCTGCACTGTTCGCCAGCAGTTGCGCCGGCCTCAACCAACAAAAGGAAGATGGTAAAAACTTCAAGGACTGCGAGTTCATGCTGCAAGCCATCGAGCAGGCCACGCTCGGTGGCGTGGACGTGACCAACGTGTGCTCGGCCGCCGACTTGAGCGGGGGCGACCGCGCCCGCATTGTGGCCGCCTACGCCACCGGCTCGCTACCCCTGAACATGCGCGTGAACCTGCAAGTGGCGAACCCCAATAACGAGGTGGCGGCCCTCAACGACTTGGATTATAAGATACTGCTCGACGGCAACGAGGTAGCTACCGGAGCCACTACCCAGCGCATCGAGGTGGGACCCAACAGTACGGCCATCGCCACGGTGCCCGTGAATGCCGATGGCGGCCTCGAATCGGTGGGCAACTTCGCCCTGGGTCTCGCTGACCGCAACCGCCAACCCACCCGCGTGACGATTGCCATCCGCCCCACCGTGAAAATCCTCGGCACCACCATCAAGCGCCCCGGCTACGTCACCGTTGAAAAAGACGTGACGGCTCGCCAACTGATCAACGAGCGCGCCACCCGCCCCAATTCGCTGAAAACCCCGCGCCCGTAA
- a CDS encoding ATP-binding protein: MIPIYDQKSRVKILVAVGALLIGAATVVYTNILVRQVAQREQEQIELYAKAQRYIVNSEEESGLIFVQEQIINVNKTIPIIFTNESGVIGGARNVDIPRHLAPADSVARLRHELALMKERHPPIVVEYAAGARDYIYYNDSHLLAQLRTYPLVQLGVISSLAVMAYFAFSYSKRSEQNRVWVGLAKETAHQLGTPLSSLVGWQSYLRESERFAGEPIVEELGKDIKRLEIITERFSNIGSVPVLNDENLLQVTRNAIAYLESRVSKKVKFSIETDLPLDTPARVNVPLFDWVVENICKNAVDAMEGRGAITLHLRRVRVRRSWYRRAAPGRQVAVDITDTGKGIPKNKLESVFLPGFTTKRRGWGLGLALAKRIIENYHEGKLFVKWSELGRGTTFRIVLNQ; the protein is encoded by the coding sequence ATGATTCCGATTTACGACCAGAAATCCCGCGTTAAAATATTGGTGGCGGTGGGGGCCCTGCTCATCGGGGCGGCCACCGTAGTGTACACCAACATCTTGGTGCGGCAGGTGGCCCAGCGCGAGCAGGAGCAGATTGAACTGTACGCCAAGGCCCAGCGCTACATCGTGAACTCGGAGGAGGAAAGCGGCCTCATTTTCGTGCAGGAGCAGATTATCAACGTCAACAAGACGATTCCCATCATCTTTACCAACGAGTCGGGCGTTATCGGTGGGGCCCGCAACGTGGACATTCCGCGCCACCTGGCGCCGGCCGATTCGGTGGCGCGCCTGCGCCACGAGCTGGCCCTGATGAAGGAGCGCCACCCGCCCATTGTGGTGGAGTACGCCGCCGGGGCCCGCGACTACATCTACTATAACGACTCGCACCTGCTGGCCCAGCTGCGCACCTACCCGCTGGTGCAGCTCGGCGTCATCAGCTCGTTGGCCGTGATGGCCTACTTCGCCTTCAGCTACTCGAAGCGCTCGGAGCAAAACCGCGTGTGGGTGGGCCTGGCCAAGGAAACGGCCCACCAGCTGGGTACGCCCCTCAGCAGCTTGGTGGGCTGGCAGAGCTACCTGCGCGAGTCGGAGCGCTTTGCCGGCGAGCCCATCGTGGAAGAGCTGGGCAAGGACATCAAGCGGCTGGAAATCATCACCGAGCGGTTTTCCAACATCGGCTCGGTGCCGGTGCTCAACGACGAAAACCTGCTGCAAGTGACGCGCAACGCCATTGCCTACCTCGAAAGCCGGGTGTCGAAAAAGGTGAAGTTCTCCATCGAGACCGACCTGCCGCTCGACACCCCCGCCCGCGTGAACGTGCCGCTGTTCGACTGGGTGGTGGAAAATATCTGCAAAAACGCCGTGGATGCCATGGAAGGCCGCGGCGCCATCACGCTGCACCTGCGCCGCGTGCGGGTGCGCCGCAGCTGGTACCGCCGCGCCGCGCCCGGCCGCCAAGTGGCCGTCGACATCACTGACACGGGCAAGGGCATTCCCAAAAACAAGCTCGAAAGCGTGTTCCTGCCCGGCTTCACCACCAAGCGCCGCGGTTGGGGCCTGGGCCTAGCCCTGGCCAAGCGCATCATCGAAAACTACCACGAGGGCAAGCTCTTCGTGAAGTGGAGCGAGTTGGGCCGCGGCACCACGTTCCGCATCGTGCTGAACCAATGA
- a CDS encoding amino acid permease gives MRSDNSLFRRKTIAAILQNPPADHEGPGGGLERHLTVRDLTGLGIAAIIGAGIFSTIGKASLDGGPAVSMLFVFTAVACAFSALCYAQFAATIPVSGSAYTYAYASFGELAAWIIGWALIMEYAVGNIVVAISWSDYFTGLMDGIGWHIPAYLSTGAQGAYQGYAAVQALMEAHLPLAQATPAQLEGYKIWNSAPVLFGDWHLVADVPAFGITVLITCLVYIGIKESKYASNLLVVLKLIVVAVVIAVGAFYIKPANWHPFAPHGVGGVLKGVSAVFFAYIGFDAISTTAEECKNPQRDLPRAMMYALIICTVLYVVVTLVLTGMVSYKELGVGDPLSFVFAKVGLPRLSGLVAVSAVFAMASVLLVFQLGQPRIWLTMARDGLLPKVFTRIHPRFHTPSFATIVTGIFVGVPALVLNMDLVVDLTSIGTLFAFALVCGGILIIDPYGRSEARFTVPYINGKWLVVTVLVIGGALLWRYNQAEVRTFAHLASFGEGYEGFRHQIPMLVFLLFCGGLAVVSFQKSLSLLPTLGLLINLYLMTQLGISNWVLFFAWLLIGLVVYFGYGHKHSRLNGAAVGE, from the coding sequence ATGCGTTCCGATAATTCTCTTTTTCGCCGCAAAACCATCGCGGCCATCTTGCAAAACCCGCCCGCCGACCACGAGGGGCCCGGCGGCGGCCTCGAGCGCCACCTCACCGTGCGCGACCTTACCGGGCTCGGCATTGCGGCCATCATCGGGGCCGGTATTTTCAGCACCATCGGCAAGGCCAGCCTCGACGGGGGCCCCGCTGTATCGATGCTGTTCGTATTTACGGCGGTGGCCTGCGCGTTTTCGGCGCTGTGCTACGCCCAATTTGCGGCCACTATCCCGGTCAGCGGCTCGGCTTATACTTACGCCTACGCCTCGTTTGGCGAACTGGCCGCCTGGATCATCGGCTGGGCCCTCATCATGGAGTACGCGGTGGGCAACATCGTGGTGGCCATCTCGTGGAGTGACTACTTCACGGGCCTGATGGACGGCATTGGCTGGCACATTCCGGCCTACCTCAGCACCGGGGCCCAGGGGGCCTACCAGGGCTACGCGGCCGTGCAGGCCCTCATGGAAGCTCACTTGCCGCTGGCCCAGGCCACGCCGGCCCAGCTCGAAGGCTACAAAATCTGGAACTCGGCGCCGGTGCTGTTCGGCGACTGGCACCTAGTAGCCGATGTGCCGGCTTTCGGCATCACGGTGCTCATCACCTGCCTCGTGTACATTGGCATCAAGGAAAGCAAATACGCCTCCAACCTACTGGTGGTGTTGAAGTTGATAGTGGTGGCGGTGGTCATTGCAGTGGGGGCCTTCTACATCAAGCCGGCCAACTGGCACCCGTTTGCGCCCCACGGCGTGGGCGGCGTGCTCAAGGGCGTGTCGGCGGTGTTCTTCGCCTATATCGGCTTCGATGCCATTTCGACGACGGCCGAGGAGTGCAAAAATCCGCAGCGCGACCTGCCCCGGGCCATGATGTACGCCCTCATCATTTGCACGGTGCTCTACGTAGTCGTCACGCTGGTGCTCACCGGTATGGTGAGCTACAAGGAACTGGGCGTGGGTGACCCCTTATCGTTCGTGTTCGCCAAAGTGGGCCTGCCGCGCCTCTCGGGCCTGGTGGCCGTGAGCGCCGTGTTTGCCATGGCCTCGGTGCTGCTGGTGTTCCAGCTGGGGCAGCCGCGCATCTGGCTCACCATGGCCCGCGATGGCCTGCTGCCCAAGGTATTCACCCGCATTCACCCGCGCTTCCACACGCCCTCGTTTGCCACCATCGTCACGGGTATTTTCGTGGGCGTGCCGGCCCTGGTGCTCAACATGGACCTGGTGGTGGACCTGACTAGCATCGGCACCCTGTTTGCCTTCGCGCTCGTCTGCGGCGGCATCCTCATCATCGACCCCTACGGCCGCTCCGAGGCCCGCTTCACGGTGCCGTACATCAACGGCAAGTGGCTGGTGGTAACCGTTTTGGTCATCGGTGGGGCCCTGCTCTGGCGCTACAACCAGGCCGAGGTGCGCACCTTCGCCCACCTGGCCAGCTTCGGCGAGGGCTACGAGGGCTTCCGCCACCAAATCCCGATGCTCGTGTTCCTGCTGTTCTGCGGGGGCCTGGCCGTGGTGTCGTTCCAGAAAAGCCTCTCGCTGCTGCCCACCCTGGGTCTGCTCATCAACTTGTACCTGATGACGCAACTCGGCATTAGCAATTGGGTGCTGTTCTTCGCTTGGCTGCTGATCGGGCTGGTGGTGTACTTCGGCTACGGCCACAAGCACTCGCGGCTGAACGGGGCGGCAGTGGGGGAGTAG
- a CDS encoding CPBP family intramembrane glutamic endopeptidase, with amino-acid sequence MKGFPAHPMHPLLQILVLVGLAFAGLCLGSFGALLLITQVYGYSLAAFGQISANPAGHPHGWAALMLLQGFSLAGLGAGAALMPAVVGAPWAGYFAPRRLGSAGWPLAAGALILVLIPLMSVLVAWNADVHFPTVLHGFEVWARASEDQAGALTKFLTQFSSAGRLVVGVVVIAVVPAVAEELVFRGVIQQNLVRWFGSRHAGVWIAAAIFSAIHFQFFGFVPRFVLGLILGYLYEWSGNILVPMAAHFTNNAFQLVLLYLVQRGAFGWNTAFDPDSTAALPWPLALASAALAGGLLWGLRQRMGAPRQMRTVSRQGVAVGPGQPMQ; translated from the coding sequence ATGAAAGGTTTCCCTGCCCACCCCATGCACCCGCTTTTGCAAATTTTGGTGCTGGTGGGCCTGGCCTTTGCCGGCCTGTGCCTGGGCAGTTTTGGGGCCCTATTGCTCATCACGCAGGTGTACGGTTACTCGCTGGCCGCCTTTGGGCAAATTAGCGCCAACCCCGCCGGCCATCCCCACGGCTGGGCCGCGCTGATGCTTTTGCAGGGCTTTTCGCTGGCCGGGCTGGGGGCCGGGGCCGCGCTCATGCCCGCCGTAGTGGGCGCGCCGTGGGCGGGTTACTTCGCCCCGCGCCGCCTGGGCAGCGCGGGCTGGCCGCTGGCCGCGGGAGCCCTCATTTTGGTGCTTATTCCCCTCATGTCGGTGCTGGTGGCGTGGAACGCGGACGTGCACTTCCCCACGGTTCTGCACGGCTTTGAGGTGTGGGCCCGTGCCAGCGAAGACCAAGCCGGGGCCCTCACCAAGTTCCTGACGCAGTTCAGCAGCGCGGGGCGGCTGGTGGTGGGCGTGGTCGTCATCGCCGTGGTACCGGCCGTGGCCGAGGAGCTGGTATTCCGGGGCGTCATCCAGCAGAACCTGGTGCGCTGGTTCGGGTCGCGGCACGCGGGCGTGTGGATAGCGGCGGCCATTTTCAGCGCCATCCACTTCCAGTTTTTCGGGTTTGTGCCGCGCTTTGTGCTGGGGCTCATCTTGGGCTACTTATACGAGTGGAGCGGCAACATCCTGGTGCCCATGGCCGCGCACTTCACCAACAACGCCTTCCAGTTGGTGCTGCTGTACCTGGTGCAGCGCGGGGCCTTCGGCTGGAACACGGCCTTCGACCCCGACAGCACCGCGGCGCTGCCCTGGCCGCTGGCCCTGGCTTCGGCCGCGCTGGCGGGCGGGCTGCTCTGGGGCCTGCGCCAACGCATGGGGGCCCCGCGCCAGATGCGCACCGTCAGCCGCCAGGGCGTAGCGGTGGGCCCCGGCCAACCCATGCAGTAA
- a CDS encoding carboxypeptidase-like regulatory domain-containing protein — protein MAARLTSVHIPTPCAESWAAMTPRGPGRHCAACQNTVVDFTQKTDAEILAVLQQAAGRSCGRFAAEQLGRPLQPLAVGAPSRWRAWLAAAAAVWGLREGVGAPAVAQVPTELRPLGAPAAAQVAGSQLSKQVLVQGRITDGSTHEGLPGATVSVQGTNTWCSTKADGTFQLTVPESYARPDRLTATVSFVGYETQQITIAAKAGAPTLEMALALSTVWLGEVSPVSLRKPWPWHPRRFYYWLAQPFRRG, from the coding sequence ATGGCGGCTCGCCTCACCTCCGTCCACATCCCCACGCCCTGCGCCGAAAGCTGGGCCGCCATGACGCCCCGGGGCCCCGGCCGCCACTGCGCCGCCTGCCAAAATACGGTGGTGGACTTTACCCAAAAAACTGACGCCGAGATTTTGGCCGTGTTGCAGCAAGCGGCCGGCCGCTCCTGCGGCCGGTTCGCGGCGGAGCAGTTGGGCAGGCCCTTGCAGCCCTTGGCCGTGGGGGCCCCCAGCCGCTGGCGCGCCTGGCTAGCGGCGGCCGCGGCGGTGTGGGGCTTGCGCGAAGGTGTGGGGGCCCCGGCAGTGGCACAAGTACCCACGGAGCTACGGCCACTGGGGGCCCCGGCGGCGGCGCAGGTGGCCGGCAGCCAGTTATCAAAGCAGGTGTTGGTGCAAGGCAGGATAACCGATGGCTCCACCCACGAGGGGCTACCGGGCGCTACGGTTTCCGTGCAAGGCACCAACACTTGGTGCTCAACCAAAGCAGACGGCACCTTTCAATTGACGGTGCCGGAAAGCTATGCTAGGCCTGACCGCTTGACTGCGACCGTTTCTTTCGTTGGGTATGAGACGCAGCAAATAACGATTGCGGCCAAAGCTGGGGCCCCCACCCTGGAAATGGCGCTTGCGCTCAGCACCGTATGGTTGGGAGAAGTTAGCCCGGTTTCGCTGCGCAAGCCCTGGCCCTGGCACCCGCGCCGCTTCTATTACTGGCTCGCCCAGCCTTTCCGCCGGGGCTAA
- a CDS encoding Fic family protein: MDLKSFRAGFWQPQVGYKSFQPSPVNQTFTWDDPELNVLLEEATLKLGELNTYSELAPSIDLFIQMHVVKEATQSSRIEGTKTAMDEALMRKEDLQPERRDDWEEVHNYIDALNGAITELDRLPLSLRLLRNTHQQLMQGVRGQHKTPGAFRTSQNWVGGATLRDAAFVPPHHLDVPALMGDLEAFLHNKEARVPHLIKIAIAHYQFETIHPFLDGNGRLGRLLITLYLVSNGILRKPVLYLSDFLEKHKSSYYDNLTHVRTHNDLNRWLRFFLVAVAATCEQALSTLKRVVALRQEVDGERIHPLGRRIPQAQQVLRLFYQSPVQYARDVVQAMDGAPTTTQKLLTDLEGLGILREATGFKRNRIFVFTEYLALFEK; this comes from the coding sequence ATGGACCTGAAAAGCTTTCGGGCAGGATTTTGGCAGCCGCAAGTTGGCTATAAAAGTTTCCAGCCGAGCCCTGTTAATCAGACGTTTACCTGGGACGACCCGGAACTAAATGTGTTGCTGGAAGAGGCCACCCTAAAGTTGGGCGAGCTGAACACGTACTCAGAACTGGCCCCGAGCATCGATTTGTTCATTCAGATGCACGTGGTGAAGGAGGCAACGCAGTCGAGCCGCATCGAGGGCACCAAAACGGCAATGGACGAGGCGCTGATGCGCAAGGAAGACCTGCAACCCGAGCGGCGCGACGATTGGGAGGAGGTGCATAACTACATCGATGCGTTGAATGGGGCCATCACCGAGCTGGACCGCCTGCCGCTGTCGCTGCGCCTGCTGCGTAATACCCATCAGCAACTGATGCAGGGGGTGCGCGGGCAGCACAAGACTCCCGGCGCGTTTCGCACGAGCCAAAACTGGGTTGGCGGGGCCACCCTGCGCGACGCGGCCTTCGTGCCCCCGCACCACCTCGACGTGCCCGCCTTAATGGGCGACCTCGAAGCGTTTCTGCATAACAAGGAGGCACGAGTGCCGCACCTCATCAAAATTGCCATCGCCCACTACCAATTCGAAACCATCCATCCGTTTCTGGATGGTAATGGCCGGCTGGGTCGCCTGCTGATTACGCTGTATCTCGTCAGCAACGGTATTCTGCGTAAGCCGGTACTCTATCTGTCGGACTTCCTGGAAAAGCATAAGAGCAGTTACTACGACAACCTCACGCACGTGCGGACGCACAATGACCTGAACCGCTGGTTGCGCTTTTTCCTGGTGGCCGTGGCCGCTACCTGCGAGCAAGCGCTCAGTACGCTCAAGCGGGTGGTAGCCTTGCGGCAGGAGGTAGACGGCGAGCGCATCCACCCGCTGGGCCGGCGCATTCCGCAGGCGCAGCAGGTGCTACGGCTATTTTATCAGAGCCCGGTGCAATATGCCCGCGACGTGGTGCAGGCAATGGATGGTGCCCCCACGACTACCCAAAAGCTGCTGACCGACCTCGAAGGATTGGGCATTCTGCGGGAGGCCACTGGCTTCAAGCGTAACCGGATATTCGTCTTCACGGAGTATTTAGCCTTGTTTGAGAAGTAA
- the dusB gene encoding tRNA dihydrouridine synthase DusB: MVNIGPNIQLPDFPLLLAPMEDVSDPPFRAVCKANGADLMYTEFISSEGLIRAAAKSRKKLDVFDYERPIGIQLFGSDVETMGECAAISTEAGPDLIDINYGCPVKQVACRGAGAALLRDVPKMVEMTAAVIRNTHLPVTVKTRLGWDEGTKNVEDVAERLQDIGIAALTVHGRTRVQLYKGEADWRLIAKIKDNPRIHIPIFGNGDITTPEKALEYKNRYGVDGVMVGRASIGYPWIFREIKHYVATGALLAPPTLEERVAMCQMHFDRSVEWKGPRVGIFEMRRHYAHYFRGLEGAKAWRTRLVDAETPEAVYEIMAEIARSEAVLVGA; the protein is encoded by the coding sequence GTGGTCAACATAGGTCCCAATATCCAGCTTCCCGACTTCCCGCTCCTGCTCGCCCCGATGGAGGACGTGAGCGACCCGCCCTTCCGCGCCGTGTGCAAGGCCAACGGGGCCGACCTGATGTACACCGAGTTCATCTCCTCGGAGGGCCTCATCCGGGCGGCGGCCAAGAGCCGCAAGAAGCTGGATGTGTTTGATTACGAGCGGCCCATCGGCATCCAGCTCTTCGGCTCCGACGTGGAAACGATGGGCGAGTGCGCCGCCATCAGCACCGAGGCGGGCCCCGACCTCATTGACATCAACTACGGCTGCCCAGTGAAGCAGGTGGCCTGCCGCGGCGCCGGCGCGGCCCTGCTGCGCGACGTGCCGAAGATGGTGGAAATGACGGCCGCCGTCATCCGCAACACGCACCTGCCCGTGACGGTGAAGACCCGCCTGGGCTGGGACGAAGGCACCAAAAACGTGGAGGACGTGGCCGAGCGCCTGCAAGACATCGGCATTGCAGCCCTCACCGTGCACGGCCGCACGCGGGTGCAACTCTATAAGGGCGAGGCCGATTGGCGGCTGATTGCCAAAATCAAGGACAACCCGCGCATCCACATCCCCATCTTTGGCAACGGCGACATTACGACGCCCGAAAAGGCGCTGGAGTACAAAAACCGCTACGGCGTGGACGGCGTGATGGTGGGCCGCGCCAGCATCGGCTACCCCTGGATTTTTCGCGAAATCAAGCACTACGTGGCCACCGGGGCCCTGCTGGCCCCGCCCACGCTGGAAGAGCGGGTGGCTATGTGCCAGATGCACTTCGACCGCAGCGTGGAGTGGAAGGGGCCCCGGGTGGGCATCTTCGAGATGCGCCGCCACTACGCCCACTACTTCCGCGGCCTGGAGGGCGCCAAGGCTTGGCGCACCCGCCTCGTGGACGCCGAAACGCCCGAGGCGGTGTACGAAATCATGGCCGAAATTGCCCGCAGCGAGGCCGTACTGGTGGGGGCTTAG
- a CDS encoding lipocalin family protein codes for MRFLPFALGLLLVSACSTFKPVPTTRFNPTATRAELPREEAVHPKNSLEWWYLTGHLTDAATGEQFGVEYVFFHFNLKDGKDDYQMVNLALTDPQGQQFRYDYKLGKLPRLLTDSLPVRLREHKGPQVWKFDGQEGSYQLQAALTGKRNAGYALDLRTTPAKAVMLHGGGTGYENYGGGITAGYYSYPRLATTGTLTVAGKTHQVTGELWYDRQWNCTSIVAKGVGWDWLSIQLDQPREELMLNTLRNSETGQTLSNGTFGGADGQNLHLTGPDFTLTPLTYWTSPKSKKKYPAKWRVQVPSQGYDLTVEPLVPNQELALRFFHAFTMYYWEGMCRVTGTHRGQPVTGKAYVEITNR; via the coding sequence ATGAGATTTCTGCCTTTTGCCCTGGGTTTGCTGCTGGTTTCCGCGTGTTCCACTTTTAAGCCCGTCCCCACTACCCGCTTCAACCCCACCGCTACTCGCGCCGAGCTGCCCCGCGAGGAAGCCGTGCACCCCAAAAACTCGCTGGAGTGGTGGTACCTCACCGGCCACCTTACCGACGCGGCCACCGGCGAGCAGTTCGGGGTGGAGTACGTGTTTTTTCACTTCAACCTGAAGGACGGCAAGGACGACTACCAGATGGTGAACCTGGCCCTGACCGACCCCCAGGGCCAGCAGTTCCGCTACGACTACAAGCTGGGCAAGCTGCCGCGCCTGCTCACCGACTCGCTGCCCGTGCGCCTGCGCGAGCACAAGGGGCCCCAGGTCTGGAAATTTGATGGCCAGGAGGGCAGCTACCAGCTGCAAGCCGCCCTCACCGGCAAGCGAAACGCCGGCTACGCCCTCGACCTGCGCACCACGCCTGCCAAGGCCGTGATGCTGCACGGCGGCGGCACGGGCTACGAAAACTACGGCGGCGGCATCACGGCCGGCTATTACTCCTACCCGCGCCTGGCCACCACCGGCACCCTCACGGTGGCCGGCAAAACCCACCAGGTAACCGGCGAGCTGTGGTACGACCGGCAGTGGAACTGCACTAGCATCGTGGCCAAGGGCGTGGGCTGGGATTGGCTCAGCATCCAGCTCGACCAGCCCCGCGAGGAGCTGATGCTGAACACGCTGCGCAACTCCGAAACCGGCCAAACCCTCAGCAACGGCACCTTTGGCGGGGCCGACGGCCAGAACCTGCACCTCACCGGGCCCGACTTCACGCTCACGCCCCTCACGTACTGGACCAGCCCAAAATCGAAGAAAAAGTACCCCGCCAAGTGGCGCGTGCAGGTGCCCAGCCAGGGCTACGACCTCACCGTAGAGCCCCTGGTGCCCAACCAGGAGCTGGCCCTGCGCTTCTTCCACGCCTTCACCATGTACTACTGGGAGGGCATGTGCCGCGTCACGGGCACCCACCGCGGCCAGCCCGTCACGGGCAAGGCCTACGTGGAAATCACGAACCGCTGA